Proteins encoded within one genomic window of Desulforegulaceae bacterium:
- the cas7b gene encoding type I-B CRISPR-associated protein Cas7/Csh2: MTIKNRRELLFIYDVKNANPNGDPADENKPRIDEETGLNIVTDVRLKRTVRDQFFNFMGYNGKEDKDIFVRTTDSEKGGIKDGKARARDFGSLKKDMMEDILKKCIDIRLFGGVIPMDKDSIIFTGPVQFKMGKSLHKVQVKYIKGTGAFAGKEGANQQTFREEYILPYSLICFHGIINENAAKETRLTDEDIEELKKAMWEGTKNLISRSKFEHSPQMLIEVKYKEENFFIGELDKYISFDSDLPDEKIRDISDGILNLNELKKIVEFNKDKIESVELKQNNRVKFEGFELSEGLNYRKV; the protein is encoded by the coding sequence ATGACTATTAAAAACCGCAGAGAACTTCTTTTTATTTATGATGTAAAAAATGCAAATCCAAATGGAGACCCTGCCGATGAAAATAAACCAAGAATTGATGAAGAAACCGGCTTAAATATTGTTACTGATGTAAGACTTAAAAGGACTGTAAGAGATCAGTTTTTTAATTTTATGGGTTATAACGGTAAAGAGGATAAAGATATTTTTGTCAGAACAACAGATTCTGAAAAAGGCGGTATAAAAGACGGAAAAGCAAGAGCTAGAGATTTTGGCTCTTTAAAAAAAGATATGATGGAAGATATACTAAAAAAATGTATAGATATCAGGCTTTTTGGCGGTGTCATTCCAATGGATAAAGATTCTATAATTTTTACGGGGCCAGTTCAGTTTAAAATGGGAAAATCTCTTCATAAAGTACAGGTTAAATATATAAAAGGAACTGGTGCTTTTGCAGGGAAAGAAGGTGCTAATCAGCAGACTTTCAGAGAAGAATATATTTTGCCGTATTCGCTCATTTGTTTTCACGGAATAATAAACGAAAATGCCGCTAAAGAAACCAGGCTTACAGATGAAGATATTGAAGAATTGAAAAAAGCAATGTGGGAAGGGACTAAAAACCTTATTTCCCGTTCAAAATTTGAACATAGTCCTCAAATGCTTATCGAAGTAAAATATAAGGAAGAAAACTTTTTTATTGGCGAACTTGATAAATATATATCCTTTGATTCAGACCTCCCAGACGAAAAAATAAGGGATATTTCTGATGGTATTTTAAATCTTAATGAGCTTAAAAAGATTGTTGAGTTTAATAAGGATAAAATTGAATCTGTTGAATTAAAACAAAACAACAGGGTTAAATTTGAAGGGTTTGAACTTTCAGAAGGGCTGAATTACAGAAAGGTCTGA
- the cas5b gene encoding type I-B CRISPR-associated protein Cas5b, with translation MTFIPEKILVFDIFGDYAQFRKFFTNMSPLTFSIPPRTVLAGIMGAIAGIKKEENPESFLKANSFISLKINNPVKKVKIPLNYIKTESRTKIYRYEAHKPTNVEFLKDPSFRVYFSHKDFELYSKIKENLKFHKSVYTLNLGISCCICDFKFLGEFNLEEKQGKASMSSVVPKSKIKTIEFGDSLIQQCTLPNIYLNSREVQEYKEFLYEIKGGLIKGEMEHYYKIDEMEENIIEM, from the coding sequence ATGACTTTTATACCGGAAAAAATATTAGTATTTGATATTTTTGGTGATTATGCTCAGTTCAGAAAATTTTTTACCAATATGTCGCCTTTAACTTTTTCCATACCTCCAAGAACTGTTCTTGCAGGTATTATGGGGGCTATTGCAGGTATTAAAAAAGAAGAAAACCCAGAGTCTTTTTTAAAAGCAAATTCTTTTATATCTTTAAAAATTAACAATCCTGTAAAAAAGGTAAAAATACCTTTGAATTATATAAAAACGGAGAGCAGAACCAAAATATACAGATATGAGGCTCATAAACCTACAAACGTTGAATTTTTAAAAGATCCGTCCTTCAGGGTTTATTTCTCGCACAAAGATTTTGAACTGTATTCAAAAATTAAAGAAAATTTAAAATTCCATAAGTCTGTTTATACTTTAAATCTTGGAATAAGCTGTTGTATTTGTGATTTTAAGTTTCTTGGTGAATTTAACCTTGAAGAAAAACAAGGCAAAGCTTCTATGTCTTCAGTAGTTCCTAAATCTAAAATTAAGACCATTGAATTTGGTGATTCATTGATACAGCAGTGTACTCTTCCAAATATTTATCTAAACAGCCGTGAAGTTCAGGAATATAAGGAATTTTTGTATGAAATTAAGGGCGGTCTGATTAAAGGAGAGATGGAACATTATTATAAAATAGATGAAATGGAGGAAAATATAATTGAAATGTAA
- a CDS encoding TIGR02556 family CRISPR-associated protein, whose translation MIHKMYKLHEYIDDEFFEENPYGLVIDEREEEVIILEFKSGENENSFDYKGIYLEKFNVEKNKQKIFFKKVAARGTSEFPSVFVTFKDINENEDYFSEKKKKGKIITILQKYNEDEKISSLYDSFLQNSEQIKESIKESMQGRKSDKDLYILSLKIDNKYIGDSDIFKDIRQKTKENLLAPYFTLDNKVFKEVNKFCSVCLSENKEVWGYVSTFNFYTAKTEFAPIAGGLDKTKAWKNYPVCPECAVKLKDVKPIIEDYMNYYFCGFSYYLIPEFLISHPDNAEIMDFFLDKETALGKFSMSEQTRNSITNSKTDILDIIKDTDNRVNYSMLFYKKNNNEFKILMNIEDVYPSQFKQIFDAKNKAEENHIFKNLKSSKNVYDLKFKFEFIKDFMGELEKSFLEVVRSVFLQKKIDYSFLMIKIVDSIRTKFANNENISLSVLKSFMTLKFLNNLNIINLSLNKKEDKLESEYNDFFNEHKDFFNNPAKKAVFLEGVLCQKLLNIQYSKREASPFRNKLNGLKLSPKLIKKLFPEIISKLEQYDSNYYKKLEETISKLFLESNFDDMSNDEISFYFAVGMTLHKEIINNQSDKNNNSKTE comes from the coding sequence GTATATAGATGATGAATTTTTTGAAGAAAATCCATACGGTCTCGTTATAGATGAAAGGGAAGAAGAAGTAATTATTTTAGAATTTAAATCAGGGGAAAATGAAAACTCATTTGATTATAAAGGAATTTATTTAGAAAAATTTAATGTTGAAAAAAACAAGCAAAAAATTTTTTTTAAAAAAGTTGCGGCAAGAGGGACTTCTGAATTTCCATCAGTGTTTGTCACATTTAAAGATATAAATGAAAATGAAGACTATTTTTCAGAGAAAAAGAAAAAAGGAAAAATAATAACCATTCTTCAAAAATATAATGAAGATGAAAAAATTTCTTCCTTGTATGATTCTTTTTTACAGAATTCTGAACAGATTAAAGAGTCAATTAAAGAATCCATGCAGGGGCGTAAATCTGATAAGGATCTTTATATTTTGAGTCTTAAAATTGATAATAAATATATAGGTGACTCAGATATTTTTAAAGATATTAGACAAAAAACAAAGGAAAATTTATTAGCACCTTATTTCACGCTTGATAATAAAGTTTTTAAAGAAGTAAATAAATTTTGTTCTGTATGTTTGAGTGAGAATAAAGAAGTGTGGGGGTATGTAAGTACATTCAATTTTTATACTGCCAAAACTGAGTTTGCTCCCATTGCAGGAGGGCTGGATAAAACAAAAGCATGGAAAAATTATCCTGTATGTCCCGAATGTGCAGTTAAATTAAAAGATGTTAAGCCAATAATAGAAGATTACATGAATTACTATTTTTGTGGATTTAGCTATTATTTAATTCCAGAATTTTTAATTTCCCACCCTGATAATGCTGAGATTATGGATTTCTTTCTAGATAAGGAAACTGCTTTGGGAAAATTCAGCATGTCAGAACAAACAAGAAATTCGATAACTAATTCAAAGACTGATATTTTAGATATTATAAAAGATACAGATAATCGAGTTAATTACTCAATGCTGTTTTATAAGAAAAACAATAATGAATTTAAAATTTTAATGAATATTGAGGATGTTTATCCTTCTCAGTTTAAGCAAATTTTTGATGCTAAGAATAAAGCAGAGGAAAATCATATTTTTAAAAATTTAAAAAGCTCAAAAAATGTTTATGATTTAAAGTTTAAATTTGAGTTTATTAAAGATTTTATGGGCGAGTTGGAAAAAAGTTTTTTAGAGGTAGTAAGGTCTGTTTTTTTACAAAAAAAAATTGATTACTCTTTTCTTATGATAAAAATTGTTGACTCTATCAGGACAAAGTTTGCAAACAATGAAAATATAAGTCTTTCTGTTTTGAAAAGTTTTATGACTTTAAAATTTTTGAATAATTTAAACATAATAAATCTGTCTTTAAATAAAAAGGAGGATAAATTGGAATCAGAATATAATGATTTTTTTAATGAACACAAAGATTTCTTTAATAATCCGGCTAAAAAAGCTGTTTTTCTTGAAGGTGTTTTATGTCAAAAATTATTGAATATTCAGTATAGTAAAAGAGAAGCATCTCCATTTAGAAATAAATTGAATGGTCTGAAATTAAGTCCCAAATTAATAAAAAAATTATTCCCCGAGATTATTTCAAAATTAGAACAATATGACTCAAATTATTATAAAAAACTGGAAGAAACCATTTCAAAATTATTTCTGGAATCCAATTTTGATGACATGTCAAATGATGAAATCAGTTTTTATTTTGCCGTAGGAATGACCCTTCATAAAGAAATAATAAATAATCAATCTGATAAAAATAACAATTCAAAAACAGAGTAG
- the cas4 gene encoding CRISPR-associated protein Cas4 — protein MVNSGFSITASLMLEFLYCPRFTYFEYVLGIPQNEGKRFKVEKGRNVHEKVRTVNPDYLRKKIGVKSKEADVYLSSKSGIRGIVDEILFLEDGTAAPLDYKYAKYEEKIFNTYKFQLVFYAKLIEENYNINVKKGFLIYSRSQNKLVEVEIGKKDYSELNNLLQDINSVISDCKYPEATKVVRRCPDCCYRNICEKQI, from the coding sequence ATGGTAAATAGTGGTTTTTCTATAACAGCAAGCCTTATGCTTGAATTTTTGTATTGTCCAAGGTTTACATATTTTGAGTATGTTCTTGGAATTCCTCAAAATGAGGGGAAAAGATTTAAGGTAGAAAAGGGTAGGAACGTTCATGAAAAAGTTAGGACTGTAAATCCTGATTATTTGAGAAAAAAAATTGGGGTTAAATCCAAAGAAGCTGATGTTTATTTATCTTCAAAGTCAGGGATTCGGGGTATTGTTGATGAAATATTGTTTCTTGAAGATGGAACTGCCGCACCTTTAGATTATAAATATGCAAAATACGAAGAGAAAATATTTAACACTTACAAATTTCAGCTTGTTTTTTATGCAAAACTTATTGAGGAAAATTATAATATTAATGTTAAAAAAGGTTTTTTGATTTATTCAAGAAGCCAGAATAAGCTTGTTGAAGTTGAAATTGGTAAGAAGGATTATTCTGAATTAAACAATCTTTTACAGGATATAAATTCAGTTATTTCGGACTGCAAATATCCTGAAGCTACAAAAGTTGTCAGAAGATGTCCTGACTGCTGCTACAGAAATATTTGTGAAAAACAGATTTAA
- the cas3 gene encoding CRISPR-associated helicase Cas3' — protein MKCKLMSHPGKLLKTHLEGTLQNGMDIFKRNGIYKKHENFINPVLLLHDLGKASSYFQDYISGSKQVKDTLKRHAEISALWFYFYSKEILNLSEKFCVFGYILIKYHHADFINFDKMCAASLNKEEIFQINNEIDYDELKFIYKDKLDSEFFNKKNFENKYENYTNSGGIKRVFKIRKTLEIKDYLLLNYFFSILLTADKSDAILNDRIIPVTPKWPENAVDEYKKQFLEDDNILTIVRNKAYLEAESNLNTNSRFFSLNLPTGAGKTLNVLNTALKLKKNKNLNKIIYCLPFTSVIDQNAKVFEDVLNYNNIQPSSDLILKHHHLTELSYIRQFEDENKIYSSKDSEFYIEGWESELVVTTFFQLLHTFFSNKNKSLRKFHNLSNSIVILDEVQSIPLKYWELINLIFKYCAEEFNIYFILVTATMPLIFSEEKKEIEELAKSKKSYFDSMSRIKLNTDNLKEKIHINDFKKTVLHDVQQNPDISRLFIMNTVKSSLDLFNYLKEHIPEDNLVYLSSNIIPKERINKISDIKKNPQSRIIVSTQLVEAGVDIDIDVVYRDIAPLDSIFQACGRCNRNNKSSDLSEVKLFLITDDKKLYSSYIYDQVFIDSTLEVLKSKKEFHEKEFLNLSELYFQKIKERYEVSDSKNILKNIESLFYFNAFNKSAKPEHKIFELIEPFSTVSAFIEIDDEASNIYCSYQELLLSEIEDPFEKRLLFKDAYKKMSPYIINIPEPRAKNCGYDETLGKIWFITRPMVEELYNTETGFNRDREVVDFIF, from the coding sequence TTGAAATGTAAGCTGATGTCTCATCCTGGGAAACTATTAAAAACACATCTTGAAGGTACGCTGCAAAATGGAATGGATATTTTTAAAAGAAACGGGATTTATAAAAAACATGAAAATTTTATTAATCCTGTTTTACTGCTCCATGATCTGGGTAAGGCATCTTCATATTTTCAGGATTACATCAGCGGTAGTAAACAAGTAAAAGATACTTTAAAGCGGCACGCTGAAATATCTGCATTATGGTTTTACTTTTATTCAAAAGAAATTTTAAATTTAAGTGAAAAATTTTGTGTATTTGGATACATTTTGATTAAGTATCATCATGCTGATTTTATAAATTTTGATAAGATGTGTGCCGCTTCATTAAATAAAGAAGAAATTTTTCAAATCAATAATGAAATTGATTATGATGAATTGAAATTTATTTATAAAGATAAGCTTGATTCAGAATTTTTTAATAAAAAAAACTTTGAAAACAAATATGAAAATTACACAAATAGTGGCGGAATTAAAAGGGTTTTTAAAATAAGAAAAACTCTTGAAATAAAAGATTATTTGCTTTTAAATTATTTTTTTTCAATTTTACTTACAGCAGATAAAAGTGATGCAATTTTAAATGACAGAATTATTCCTGTAACTCCAAAATGGCCTGAAAATGCTGTAGATGAGTATAAGAAACAATTTTTAGAAGATGATAATATTCTTACCATTGTAAGAAATAAAGCTTATTTGGAAGCTGAGTCCAATTTAAATACGAATTCAAGATTTTTTTCCCTTAATCTTCCAACCGGTGCAGGAAAAACACTTAATGTTTTAAATACAGCTTTGAAATTAAAGAAAAATAAAAATTTAAATAAAATAATTTATTGTCTTCCATTTACATCGGTAATAGACCAGAATGCAAAAGTTTTTGAAGATGTTTTAAATTATAACAATATCCAACCTTCATCTGATTTAATCCTCAAGCACCATCATTTAACAGAACTTAGTTATATCAGGCAATTTGAGGACGAAAATAAAATTTATTCTTCAAAAGATTCTGAGTTTTATATTGAAGGCTGGGAAAGTGAACTGGTTGTTACAACTTTTTTTCAGTTACTTCATACTTTTTTTTCTAATAAAAATAAGTCCCTAAGAAAATTTCACAATTTATCTAACTCTATTGTTATTTTAGATGAAGTTCAGTCTATCCCTTTAAAATATTGGGAGCTTATTAACCTGATTTTTAAATATTGTGCAGAAGAGTTTAATATTTATTTTATTTTGGTTACGGCAACAATGCCTTTGATATTTTCCGAAGAAAAAAAGGAAATTGAAGAACTGGCCAAATCTAAAAAGAGCTATTTTGATTCTATGAGCAGAATAAAACTTAATACTGATAATCTTAAAGAAAAAATTCATATAAATGACTTTAAAAAAACTGTGCTGCATGATGTTCAGCAAAATCCAGACATAAGCAGACTTTTTATAATGAATACCGTGAAATCATCCCTTGATTTATTCAATTATTTAAAAGAGCATATTCCTGAAGACAATCTGGTTTATCTTTCATCAAATATAATTCCAAAGGAAAGAATAAATAAAATTTCAGATATCAAAAAGAATCCGCAAAGCAGGATAATTGTATCAACCCAGCTTGTTGAAGCAGGTGTTGATATTGATATTGATGTTGTTTACAGAGATATAGCTCCTTTGGATTCAATTTTTCAGGCTTGCGGAAGATGCAATAGGAATAATAAATCGTCTGATCTTTCAGAAGTAAAGTTGTTTTTGATAACAGATGATAAAAAACTTTATTCATCATATATTTATGATCAAGTTTTTATAGACAGTACTTTGGAAGTTTTAAAATCAAAAAAAGAGTTTCATGAAAAAGAATTTCTTAATTTATCGGAGTTGTATTTTCAAAAAATTAAAGAACGTTATGAAGTTTCAGATTCAAAGAATATTTTAAAAAATATTGAGTCTTTATTTTATTTTAATGCTTTTAATAAATCGGCAAAGCCTGAGCATAAAATTTTCGAGCTTATTGAGCCGTTTTCAACAGTTTCGGCTTTTATAGAAATTGATGATGAAGCTTCAAATATATATTGTTCGTATCAGGAATTGCTATTGTCTGAAATTGAAGACCCTTTTGAAAAAAGACTTTTGTTTAAGGATGCATACAAAAAAATGTCACCTTATATAATAAATATACCTGAGCCAAGGGCAAAAAACTGCGGATATGATGAAACTTTGGGTAAAATATGGTTTATAACAAGACCTATGGTTGAAGAACTTTATAATACTGAAACAGGCTTTAATAGAGACAGAGAAGTTGTTGATTTTATTTTTTAA